Proteins encoded by one window of Rubrobacter indicoceani:
- a CDS encoding 4Fe-4S dicluster domain-containing protein produces MATGFLTDTTVCIGCKACEVACKQWNQLPHDGYELTGDSYDNTKQLSGSTWRHVAFIEKPKDENRYRKLSGDVDLVALAEGVKDQLPGGAEIDGLGRWTFMSDVCKHCVEAPCQQACPTGAIIRNEFDNVYIQPDVCNGCGYCVPACPYGVITSIPEDGRAFKCTLCYDRQVDGLEPACAKACPTNSIMFGEVEELEKIAEERVQQLHDRGYPNAFLYGTPEVGGTGGIGGNHSKFILMDEPETYNLPEAPLLPQATVGKATLASAVTAVALGAVVAWAFGSGE; encoded by the coding sequence ATGGCGACGGGATTCCTGACGGACACGACCGTCTGCATCGGGTGCAAGGCGTGCGAGGTGGCGTGCAAGCAGTGGAACCAGCTCCCGCACGACGGTTACGAACTCACGGGCGATTCGTACGACAATACAAAGCAGCTCTCCGGCTCGACGTGGCGCCACGTAGCCTTTATCGAGAAGCCGAAGGACGAGAACCGCTACCGCAAGCTCTCGGGCGACGTGGACCTCGTCGCGCTCGCCGAGGGCGTGAAAGACCAGCTGCCCGGCGGCGCGGAGATAGACGGCCTCGGGCGCTGGACGTTCATGAGCGACGTGTGCAAGCACTGCGTCGAGGCGCCGTGCCAGCAGGCGTGCCCGACCGGGGCCATAATCCGCAACGAGTTCGACAACGTCTACATCCAGCCCGACGTGTGCAACGGCTGCGGATACTGCGTCCCGGCCTGCCCCTACGGCGTCATAACGAGCATCCCCGAAGACGGGCGCGCCTTTAAATGTACCCTCTGCTACGACCGCCAGGTAGACGGCCTCGAGCCCGCCTGCGCCAAAGCCTGCCCGACAAACTCCATCATGTTCGGGGAGGTAGAAGAACTGGAAAAAATCGCCGAAGAGAGAGTCCAGCAACTCCACGACCGGGGCTACCCCAACGCCTTTCTCTACGGCACGCCGGAGGTCGGGGGTACGGGCGGCATCGGGGGCAACCACTCCAAGTTTATCCTCATGGACGAGCCGGAGACCTACAACCTGCCCGAAGCTCCGCTTCTGCCGCAGGCGACGGTCGGGAAGGCGACGCTCGCCAGCGCGGTAACAGCCGTAGCCCTGGGAGCGGTCGTCGCCTGGGCGTTCGGGAGCGGTGAGTAG
- the nrfD gene encoding NrfD/PsrC family molybdoenzyme membrane anchor subunit, translated as MSESKTQTDTLSGESRNGSKKPQTSHHPKTDGMRDDKGYYGIPPIKASHWAWQIYLYFWVGGIGVGAHLASVMGQLFGWKDLAFFRVCRYTTVVAMVISPIMLIWDLGRPERFLNMLRIVKLRSPMSTGSWALSAFGSLAGAVATKQAADDGLIRLLPGGEPLTKLAKLIPERLISVAALPIGLYVGAYTGILLIATSVPLWARNWLLMGPLFLSSAVSTGLSWVSFVLHLGNWGETRTLHALRKAERVVLVIEAVLLAASLIRTGRWARPLFSRRLGPLFVGGTIVGGIILPFLLLFGKETRNKGLLSGGLVLVGGYILRYVMVRGGRDSANDPDEYFSFTKKDRTEVREAEKIEGEEL; from the coding sequence TTGTCCGAGTCAAAGACGCAGACGGACACCCTGAGCGGCGAGAGCAGGAACGGCTCGAAAAAGCCGCAGACCTCGCATCACCCGAAAACGGACGGGATGCGCGACGACAAGGGGTATTACGGGATACCGCCGATCAAGGCTTCGCACTGGGCGTGGCAGATCTACCTTTACTTCTGGGTCGGCGGAATCGGGGTCGGGGCGCACCTGGCGTCGGTGATGGGGCAGCTCTTCGGCTGGAAGGACCTTGCGTTCTTCCGGGTCTGCCGCTACACGACGGTGGTTGCGATGGTGATCTCCCCGATCATGCTGATCTGGGACCTGGGTCGGCCGGAGCGATTCCTCAACATGCTCCGCATAGTCAAGCTCCGAAGCCCGATGTCCACCGGGTCGTGGGCGCTCTCGGCTTTCGGGAGCCTCGCCGGAGCCGTCGCCACCAAACAGGCCGCGGACGACGGCCTGATCCGGCTGCTGCCCGGCGGAGAACCCCTGACGAAGCTTGCGAAGCTTATCCCCGAGCGGCTTATCTCCGTCGCCGCGCTCCCTATCGGGTTGTACGTCGGGGCGTACACGGGGATTCTGCTCATCGCGACGAGCGTTCCGCTCTGGGCGCGGAACTGGCTTCTAATGGGGCCGCTGTTCCTCTCCTCCGCTGTGTCCACCGGGCTTTCATGGGTTTCGTTTGTGCTGCACCTCGGCAACTGGGGCGAGACCCGGACGCTGCACGCCCTCCGCAAGGCCGAGCGGGTCGTGCTTGTAATAGAGGCGGTCCTTCTGGCGGCCTCCCTCATACGCACCGGACGCTGGGCCAGACCGCTGTTCTCCAGAAGGCTCGGTCCTCTGTTCGTAGGCGGGACCATCGTCGGGGGGATCATCCTGCCCTTCCTGCTCCTTTTCGGGAAGGAGACGCGCAACAAGGGGCTTCTCTCGGGCGGGCTGGTGCTGGTCGGCGGCTATATCCTGCGCTACGTGATGGTTCGCGGCGGGCGGGATTCGGCCAACGACCCGGACGAGTACTTCTCCTTTACAAAGAAAGACCGGACCGAGGTCCGGGAGGCGGAGAAGATAGAAGGTGAAGAACTATGA
- a CDS encoding adenylate kinase family protein: MKLVMLGPPGAGKSTQTRRAARELSYFHVSTGNIVRAHIQSGTDFGREVEGYNRRGELVPDDLIMKMVSPNLEPAGRWILDGFPRTLQQARRLDDELSEVGLHVTRAILLEVPDSALDERIKYRRYSEATGWTYHLEHAPPPQAEQHLDPGPFVKREDDAPEVFRRQLVAYHKEIIPLRKHYEELGILSVIDADRHAEEVTADVLHALGFNDYDITENAVRLRG; the protein is encoded by the coding sequence ATGAAGCTCGTGATGCTGGGACCGCCGGGGGCCGGGAAAAGCACCCAGACCCGACGCGCGGCCAGAGAGCTTTCGTACTTTCACGTCTCGACCGGGAACATCGTGCGGGCGCACATCCAGTCGGGGACGGACTTCGGGCGCGAGGTCGAGGGGTACAACCGCCGGGGCGAGCTCGTGCCGGATGACCTGATCATGAAGATGGTCTCCCCGAACCTCGAACCCGCCGGACGCTGGATACTCGATGGCTTTCCGCGCACGCTGCAGCAGGCTCGTCGCCTCGACGACGAGCTCTCCGAGGTCGGGCTGCACGTAACGCGGGCGATACTCCTTGAGGTCCCGGACAGCGCGCTCGACGAGCGCATAAAGTACCGCCGCTACAGCGAGGCGACGGGCTGGACTTACCACCTCGAACACGCCCCGCCGCCGCAGGCCGAACAGCACCTCGACCCCGGTCCGTTCGTCAAGCGCGAAGACGATGCGCCGGAGGTCTTTCGCCGGCAGCTCGTCGCCTACCACAAAGAGATAATCCCCCTCAGGAAGCACTACGAAGAACTCGGCATCCTCTCCGTTATAGACGCCGACCGGCACGCAGAGGAAGTAACCGCCGACGTTCTCCACGCGCTCGGCTTCAACGACTACGACATCACCGAGAACGCCGTCCGGCTTCGAGGATAA
- the crcB gene encoding fluoride efflux transporter CrcB produces the protein MKNLILVALGGGIGAALRYGVGLWLASSLGPGFPWGTFFVNVTGSFVIGVALALVAGGQLPSEARLFLAVGLMGGYTTFSSYSYETLVMISSGSTLAALMNVFGQLVLGFSAVYVGVVVGRIFGGA, from the coding sequence ATGAAGAACCTGATCCTGGTCGCGCTCGGTGGCGGAATCGGGGCGGCGCTGCGCTACGGCGTGGGGTTGTGGCTCGCCTCCAGCCTGGGGCCGGGGTTTCCGTGGGGGACGTTCTTCGTTAACGTTACGGGGTCGTTCGTTATAGGAGTGGCCCTGGCTCTGGTGGCGGGGGGGCAGCTCCCCTCGGAGGCGCGGCTGTTTCTCGCGGTCGGGCTGATGGGCGGGTACACGACGTTCTCGTCCTACAGCTACGAGACGCTCGTCATGATCTCCTCCGGCAGCACCCTTGCCGCCCTGATGAACGTCTTCGGGCAACTCGTCCTCGGTTTCTCCGCCGTCTACGTCGGGGTCGTCGTGGGACGTATCTTCGGGGGTGCGTGA
- a CDS encoding DUF190 domain-containing protein, which translates to MDDSDRVDALRLMVYLGDSARQGWRPLFRQVVGMLHEEGIAGATVLHGIEGYGGDRWIHTASVLDLSSDLPVIIIAVDRREKIEKVIPRVEALVERGLVTIEEVKVILSRPVAL; encoded by the coding sequence ATGGATGATTCCGACAGGGTGGATGCTTTGAGGCTGATGGTCTACCTCGGGGATTCGGCCCGGCAGGGCTGGAGGCCGCTGTTCCGGCAGGTAGTCGGGATGCTCCACGAAGAGGGCATCGCCGGGGCCACGGTGCTGCACGGAATAGAGGGATACGGCGGGGATCGCTGGATCCACACCGCGAGCGTCTTGGACCTCTCAAGCGACCTGCCCGTTATAATAATCGCGGTGGATCGCCGGGAGAAGATAGAGAAAGTCATCCCGAGGGTGGAGGCGCTTGTAGAACGCGGCCTCGTCACGATCGAGGAAGTGAAGGTAATCCTTTCCCGCCCGGTCGCTCTTTAG
- a CDS encoding cupin domain-containing protein, with protein MRRIEFDGTSRPGPQEQFTGRVWMEPNPAEPPEAGAFRVFFEPGARTNWHTHPEGQVLYVVTGRGRAGNESDGRTELSPGDVVTFAPNERHWHGAAPDSYMVHIAINPAVDSEGGTDWQGPVTDEEYGFRSGL; from the coding sequence GTGAGGCGCATCGAGTTCGACGGGACGAGCAGGCCGGGGCCACAGGAGCAGTTCACGGGGCGGGTATGGATGGAGCCGAACCCCGCCGAACCGCCGGAGGCCGGGGCCTTCCGCGTCTTCTTCGAGCCGGGCGCAAGAACAAACTGGCACACGCACCCGGAGGGTCAGGTTCTCTACGTGGTTACCGGTCGGGGCCGCGCCGGGAACGAGTCGGACGGTCGGACGGAGCTGTCCCCCGGCGACGTTGTAACCTTTGCCCCGAACGAACGGCACTGGCACGGGGCCGCGCCGGACTCGTACATGGTCCATATCGCCATAAACCCGGCGGTCGACAGCGAGGGCGGCACGGACTGGCAGGGACCGGTAACGGACGAGGAGTACGGCTTCCGGTCGGGTCTCTGA
- a CDS encoding glycerophosphodiester phosphodiesterase, translated as MMVWLAFGAQADAEPAKSDKPPKDDELVLNIGHRGASGYAPEHTIPAYDLALKKGADYIEQDLQLTKDGVLVVLHDETLDRTARGPAENCTGLVRDKTLAEIKTCDAGSWFNETYPEYADSSYVGLKIPTLEEVFRRYRGGVNYYIETKSPEAAPGMEEELLRLMDKYNLTKKSERDRQVLIQSFSPASLQKISSLNPNLPLIQLYPDAGNTPRTVEAQLDLASLYAVGIGPSKNDVDRSLTKAAQDRCLDVHPYTVNEPEEMEALIAAGVSGMFTNFPDSLETILGEEAAKGKTGAKLAERAGQACSASR; from the coding sequence ATGATGGTGTGGCTGGCGTTCGGCGCTCAGGCCGATGCAGAGCCCGCAAAGTCAGACAAGCCACCAAAGGACGATGAACTCGTGCTGAACATCGGCCACCGGGGGGCCTCCGGCTACGCGCCGGAACACACTATCCCCGCCTACGACCTCGCCCTCAAAAAGGGCGCGGACTACATCGAGCAGGACCTCCAGCTCACGAAAGACGGCGTGCTAGTCGTCCTGCACGACGAGACGCTCGACCGCACAGCTCGCGGCCCGGCGGAGAACTGCACCGGGCTCGTGCGGGACAAGACGCTCGCCGAGATAAAGACCTGCGATGCGGGAAGCTGGTTTAACGAGACGTACCCCGAGTACGCGGATAGCTCCTACGTCGGCCTCAAAATCCCCACGCTTGAAGAGGTCTTCAGGAGATACCGGGGCGGCGTCAACTACTACATCGAGACCAAGTCCCCGGAGGCCGCGCCGGGGATGGAGGAGGAGCTTTTGCGGCTCATGGACAAATACAACCTCACAAAGAAATCCGAGCGCGACCGGCAGGTGCTCATCCAGTCCTTCAGCCCGGCCAGCCTGCAGAAGATAAGCTCGCTGAACCCGAACCTGCCCCTGATCCAACTCTACCCCGATGCCGGAAACACACCCCGGACGGTGGAGGCCCAGCTCGACCTTGCGTCACTCTACGCGGTCGGGATCGGGCCGTCGAAGAACGATGTGGACCGGTCGCTGACCAAAGCGGCTCAAGATCGGTGCCTCGACGTTCACCCGTACACCGTCAACGAGCCGGAGGAGATGGAAGCGCTTATAGCGGCGGGGGTGAGCGGTATGTTCACCAACTTTCCGGACAGCCTGGAGACGATACTCGGGGAAGAAGCTGCGAAAGGCAAGACCGGGGCGAAGCTGGCCGAGCGCGCCGGCCAGGCATGTAGCGCAAGCCGGTAA
- a CDS encoding endonuclease/exonuclease/phosphatase family protein — MNILKPGASPGSSSSEPATKNRPAPGRIVAAALISASISASLAAFAVLPASASPNGVVVSEFQARGASGGNDEFVELLNSSGLPVDISGYALQGCASGTGNPSNRATVSSGTVLQPGDNYLFTNGASGGYSGSVTGDSTYSTGFTDLQSGNSSGLRLVDPGGTAVDGAGSPNSPCREGEGLITPTSGPETAFERAANGTQDTDQNTSDFTRPKPGGPRNLGGGEVSGPEVVPINRIQGSGDRSPLVGEDVMVEAVVTGVDDEIGASFTRTFPEDAGIFVQEEAGDQDSDPDTSEGIFVGFVRDRAAYEPGDVVLLRGEVKEKFGFTIISEEIDTEPEVIGSAPVPEPILINTARAAAQDASTKPYYETLEGMRVGLATGMANSGGTNKFGELFLTPGEDRTRVFRTDPAPDLLATDADAGAGDPSNPYSPAAPSTTLVRGDLFDRVDGLVGPLSYSFDNFKVMVQPDRLPTVTNGPTDYPYNDLAVSRPQQVRVASLNVENYLAEGSELDLGTVTAEEERDKRVRIADAVDRLLARPDVVAVQEVENKALLDALAAELGGYTAYLEEGNDSRGIDVGFLIKDTVRATDVRQLGRTATNPTGARCSDVPGGLFDRPPLAVDITAGKGPKALEFTVFSNHFSSKGAPDECREAQAGFLRDEVERVENAGGEAIVAGDLNAFEDESALTTLEDGSTTLDNQWDRAPAGERYSFAFSGKLQTLDHILLTDGLQGRVEEFRYAHFGNDYYEREDADETGDGHKVSDHDPPVVTLSKKPEPGKPERP, encoded by the coding sequence TTGAATATACTGAAACCGGGCGCTTCGCCCGGCTCGAGTTCGTCCGAACCTGCAACGAAAAATCGCCCGGCTCCGGGCCGGATCGTGGCTGCGGCCCTGATCTCGGCTTCGATCTCGGCCTCGCTGGCGGCCTTTGCGGTGCTTCCGGCCTCGGCCTCACCGAACGGGGTGGTGGTCTCGGAGTTTCAGGCTCGCGGCGCGTCCGGCGGCAACGACGAGTTCGTTGAGCTTCTCAACTCGTCCGGCCTGCCGGTGGACATCTCCGGCTACGCGCTTCAGGGCTGCGCTTCGGGGACGGGGAACCCCTCGAACCGCGCCACCGTTTCGTCCGGCACGGTTCTCCAGCCCGGCGACAACTACCTCTTCACCAACGGCGCAAGCGGCGGGTACTCCGGCTCCGTCACGGGCGACTCGACCTACTCCACGGGCTTCACCGACTTACAGAGCGGCAACTCAAGCGGGCTGAGGCTCGTCGACCCCGGCGGCACCGCTGTAGACGGCGCGGGCTCCCCGAACAGCCCGTGTCGCGAAGGGGAGGGCCTGATCACCCCGACCTCGGGACCGGAGACCGCCTTCGAGCGCGCCGCGAACGGCACACAGGACACCGACCAGAACACCTCCGACTTCACCAGGCCGAAGCCCGGCGGGCCGCGGAACCTCGGCGGCGGAGAGGTGTCGGGGCCGGAGGTCGTGCCGATAAACAGGATCCAGGGCTCCGGCGACCGTTCACCGCTTGTCGGGGAGGATGTCATGGTCGAGGCCGTCGTCACGGGCGTGGACGATGAGATAGGAGCCAGCTTCACCCGCACGTTCCCCGAAGACGCGGGCATCTTCGTACAGGAGGAGGCGGGAGATCAGGACTCAGACCCCGACACCTCAGAGGGTATCTTCGTGGGCTTCGTCCGGGACCGCGCCGCCTACGAACCGGGCGACGTGGTGCTTCTGCGCGGCGAGGTAAAAGAGAAGTTCGGCTTCACCATCATCTCCGAGGAGATAGACACCGAGCCGGAGGTTATCGGCTCCGCTCCCGTCCCGGAACCCATCCTGATAAATACGGCGCGGGCGGCGGCCCAGGACGCCTCCACGAAACCGTACTACGAGACGCTCGAAGGGATGCGCGTCGGCCTCGCCACCGGGATGGCCAACTCCGGCGGCACCAACAAGTTCGGGGAGCTGTTCCTGACGCCGGGCGAGGATCGGACCAGGGTCTTCAGGACCGACCCGGCCCCCGACCTCCTCGCCACCGACGCCGACGCGGGTGCGGGGGACCCATCCAACCCCTACAGCCCGGCGGCCCCGTCCACGACGCTCGTGCGCGGCGACCTCTTTGACCGGGTGGACGGGCTCGTCGGGCCGCTCTCGTACTCCTTTGACAACTTCAAGGTCATGGTCCAGCCCGACCGCCTCCCGACCGTCACGAACGGCCCGACCGACTACCCCTACAACGACCTCGCGGTCTCAAGGCCGCAGCAGGTCCGCGTCGCGTCCCTCAACGTCGAGAACTACCTTGCGGAAGGCTCCGAACTGGACCTCGGAACCGTAACGGCCGAGGAGGAAAGGGACAAGCGAGTCCGCATCGCCGACGCAGTAGACCGGCTTCTTGCGCGCCCCGACGTGGTCGCCGTTCAGGAGGTCGAGAACAAGGCGCTCCTCGACGCGCTCGCCGCCGAACTCGGCGGGTACACGGCGTACCTCGAAGAGGGCAATGACAGCCGGGGCATAGACGTCGGCTTCCTTATCAAGGACACGGTCAGGGCAACAGACGTCCGTCAGCTCGGCAGGACCGCGACCAACCCCACGGGAGCGCGCTGCTCCGACGTACCGGGCGGCCTCTTCGACCGACCGCCGCTCGCGGTGGACATAACCGCGGGCAAGGGGCCGAAGGCTCTGGAGTTCACCGTTTTCTCGAACCACTTCTCCAGCAAGGGCGCGCCGGACGAGTGCCGCGAGGCGCAGGCCGGGTTTCTCCGCGACGAAGTCGAGAGAGTAGAAAACGCCGGCGGAGAGGCGATCGTCGCGGGCGACCTCAACGCCTTCGAGGACGAGAGCGCGCTCACCACGCTCGAAGACGGCTCGACGACGCTCGACAACCAGTGGGACAGAGCCCCGGCGGGGGAACGTTACAGCTTCGCCTTCTCCGGGAAGCTCCAGACCCTCGATCACATCCTTCTTACCGACGGGCTGCAGGGTCGTGTCGAGGAGTTCCGTTACGCTCACTTCGGCAACGACTACTACGAGCGCGAAGACGCCGACGAAACGGGCGACGGTCACAAAGTCTCCGACCACGATCCGCCCGTCGTTACGCTCTCCAAAAAGCCCGAGCCAGGCAAGCCGGAGAGACCGTAG
- a CDS encoding alkaline phosphatase D family protein: MSKTTAPQLVLGPLLRYAGKTNATVWVETDRSCSVAVRAGDDEHRSRTFEVEGHHYALVVLTGLEPGRIYGYEVTLDGKRVWPEAGSDFPPSVIRTLSGGESFTLAYGSCRVAVPHEKPYTLRRGYSMKMGGEHFERDALFGLSVRMSAEGHRQANESWPDALLLLGDQIYADEVSEEILRYIRKRRGPDKEPQEQIADFEEYTHLYREAWRAPHMRWLLSTVPTAMIFDDHDVHDDWNTSEAWVERMRKTGWWPERIIGAFMSYWVYQHLGNLSPAELSEDPIFQEMQSSPSRDISAALRRFSRTADQNPETTRWSYHRDFGRVRLLIIDSRAGRVVKESERSMLDEAEWRWVEEKATGDFDHLVLGSSLPFALAPALHHLEVANESVCGGAWGKQAAKAAEFVRQYVDLEHWSAFSRSFRRLEALVRSVASGERSNGDPPASVTIVSGDVHHGYLARLDLGSGFYSPVYQSVSSPVRNPLGKPERLIISAGWTKLAARLGALVSRLAKGPQPGISWQRVEDKTWFDNHISTLRLRGRNATLRVEKTLPEGEGSPELHKILEHRIS; encoded by the coding sequence ATGAGTAAAACCACGGCGCCACAACTCGTTCTCGGGCCGCTTCTGCGTTACGCCGGAAAGACCAACGCGACCGTCTGGGTCGAGACCGACCGTTCCTGCAGCGTGGCGGTGCGCGCCGGGGACGACGAACACCGCTCCCGGACCTTTGAGGTCGAAGGGCATCACTACGCGCTCGTCGTGCTGACGGGGCTTGAGCCGGGGCGCATCTACGGCTACGAGGTTACGCTCGACGGGAAGCGGGTGTGGCCGGAGGCCGGTTCGGACTTCCCGCCATCGGTTATACGGACGCTCTCGGGCGGGGAGAGCTTTACGCTCGCGTACGGTTCGTGCCGGGTGGCGGTTCCGCACGAAAAGCCCTACACGCTCAGGCGCGGGTATTCGATGAAGATGGGCGGGGAGCACTTCGAGCGGGACGCGCTCTTCGGGCTGTCGGTCAGGATGTCGGCCGAAGGACACCGGCAGGCAAACGAAAGCTGGCCCGACGCGCTGCTACTGCTGGGGGATCAGATCTACGCCGACGAGGTCTCCGAGGAGATCCTTCGATACATCCGCAAAAGACGTGGCCCGGATAAGGAGCCGCAGGAGCAGATCGCGGACTTCGAGGAGTACACGCACCTCTACCGCGAGGCGTGGCGCGCACCGCACATGCGCTGGCTTCTCTCGACCGTGCCGACGGCCATGATCTTCGACGACCACGACGTCCACGACGACTGGAACACCTCTGAAGCGTGGGTAGAGAGGATGCGAAAGACCGGCTGGTGGCCCGAGCGCATAATCGGGGCGTTTATGTCCTACTGGGTCTACCAGCACCTCGGCAACCTCTCCCCCGCCGAACTCTCCGAAGACCCGATCTTCCAGGAGATGCAAAGCTCTCCGAGCCGGGACATCTCCGCCGCGCTGCGCCGGTTCTCCCGCACCGCCGACCAGAACCCCGAAACCACCCGCTGGAGCTACCACCGGGACTTCGGCAGGGTCCGTCTTCTTATTATAGACTCCCGCGCTGGACGGGTAGTGAAGGAAAGCGAACGTTCGATGCTCGACGAGGCCGAGTGGCGCTGGGTCGAGGAAAAGGCGACCGGGGACTTCGACCACCTTGTCCTCGGCTCCTCGCTCCCGTTTGCTCTTGCGCCCGCGCTGCACCACCTGGAGGTCGCCAACGAGTCCGTCTGCGGCGGCGCGTGGGGTAAACAGGCCGCAAAAGCCGCGGAGTTCGTTAGGCAGTACGTGGACCTGGAACACTGGTCCGCCTTCAGCCGCTCGTTCCGGAGGCTCGAAGCCCTTGTACGCTCAGTCGCCTCGGGGGAACGCTCGAACGGCGACCCGCCCGCGTCCGTAACCATTGTCTCGGGCGACGTACACCACGGCTATCTGGCTCGCCTCGACCTCGGAAGCGGCTTCTACAGCCCCGTCTACCAGTCCGTCTCGTCCCCGGTGCGCAACCCGCTCGGCAAGCCGGAGAGGCTCATCATCTCCGCCGGGTGGACAAAGCTCGCTGCAAGGCTCGGAGCGCTGGTCTCCCGGCTCGCGAAGGGCCCGCAACCGGGGATTTCGTGGCAGCGGGTGGAAGATAAAACGTGGTTCGACAACCACATCTCGACGCTGCGGCTGCGGGGACGCAACGCGACGCTCCGGGTCGAGAAGACGCTTCCGGAGGGCGAGGGTTCTCCGGAACTCCACAAGATACTGGAGCATCGCATCTCATGA
- a CDS encoding 3-hydroxyacyl-CoA dehydrogenase family protein → MAEPEIENIKNILVVGAGAMGSQIGLVCAMAGYAVAVQDISSEMLEKAQKQLAGRMDRNVEKERMTRQEADEALARLTFTTDLEDAAKDADFVIEAAVEKLDIKRELFRKLDEITPDHTILATNSSTIESSRVADATDRPDRVCNMHFFNPALVMKCVEVVRNPGTSDATIEATVALTEKINKSPVLLNREIPGFVANRILHALANEAISLYENDVASFKDIDTACRTALGHPMGPFELMDLTGIDIAHDVRMVKYERSGDENDRPKRSIVERYERGDLGRKTGKGWYTYDEAGKRVSP, encoded by the coding sequence GTGGCCGAGCCGGAGATAGAGAACATAAAAAACATCCTTGTCGTCGGGGCGGGGGCGATGGGGTCCCAGATCGGCCTTGTCTGCGCCATGGCCGGGTACGCCGTTGCCGTCCAGGATATCTCCTCCGAGATGCTCGAAAAGGCTCAGAAACAGCTTGCCGGACGCATGGACCGGAACGTCGAGAAAGAGCGCATGACCCGCCAGGAGGCCGATGAAGCCCTTGCCCGCCTGACCTTTACCACCGACCTCGAAGACGCGGCGAAAGACGCGGACTTCGTTATAGAAGCCGCCGTCGAGAAACTCGACATCAAACGCGAGTTGTTCCGGAAGCTGGACGAAATCACCCCGGATCACACCATACTCGCGACCAACTCCTCCACCATCGAGAGCAGCCGCGTCGCCGACGCTACGGACCGCCCCGACCGCGTCTGCAACATGCACTTCTTCAACCCCGCGCTTGTTATGAAGTGCGTCGAGGTCGTGCGAAACCCCGGAACCTCTGACGCGACCATCGAGGCGACGGTCGCCCTGACGGAGAAGATCAACAAATCCCCGGTGCTCCTGAACAGGGAAATTCCCGGCTTCGTGGCGAACCGCATCCTGCACGCGCTCGCAAACGAGGCGATCTCACTCTACGAAAACGACGTTGCATCGTTTAAAGACATTGATACGGCGTGCCGCACCGCGCTCGGACATCCGATGGGGCCGTTCGAGCTTATGGACCTGACGGGGATAGACATCGCCCACGACGTGCGGATGGTCAAGTACGAGCGCTCCGGCGACGAGAACGACCGGCCGAAGCGTAGCATCGTCGAGCGCTACGAGCGCGGCGACCTTGGCAGAAAAACGGGGAAGGGCTGGTACACCTACGACGAGGCCGGAAAAAGGGTCTCGCCGTAG